In the genome of Acidobacteriota bacterium, one region contains:
- a CDS encoding YncE family protein, with protein MIPGGAMAAWRPQAPAPINYHIVNRVLLGGEGGWDYLGFDPQNRHLFVSHASEVLVIDPDTGKVVGNIPDTEGVHGIAVAPELNRGFTSDGRADQVTVFDLKTLKTVGTVKVTGHNPDGITYDPSSQRVFTFNGRSNDATAIDAKTLKVVGTISLGGRPEFAVADGHGMLYNNLEDKSTELAIDTHSLEIKSRWPMAPCESPSGLAMDVEHNLLFAGCHNKMMAVINSANGKVIAEVLIGSGVDANRFDPETGLAFSSNGEGTLTVVKEESPTEFKVVQTVATERGARTMEVDPKTHHVFLVTAKFGPLPPETSGQRGFRRPPMVPNSFTLLVLAP; from the coding sequence ATGATTCCTGGCGGCGCCATGGCGGCGTGGCGTCCGCAAGCCCCCGCGCCGATCAACTATCACATCGTTAACAGGGTTCTTCTGGGCGGCGAAGGAGGCTGGGACTATCTGGGTTTTGATCCGCAGAATCGTCACCTGTTCGTTTCGCACGCTAGCGAGGTACTGGTGATTGATCCTGACACTGGCAAGGTAGTCGGGAATATTCCGGACACAGAAGGCGTCCATGGAATTGCTGTCGCGCCGGAACTCAATCGCGGATTCACCAGCGATGGACGTGCCGATCAGGTAACTGTCTTTGATCTGAAGACGCTGAAGACGGTCGGCACTGTCAAGGTGACCGGCCACAACCCGGACGGCATCACTTACGATCCTTCCTCTCAGCGCGTTTTCACGTTCAACGGCCGCAGTAACGATGCCACGGCCATCGACGCGAAAACGCTGAAGGTGGTGGGTACCATCAGCCTGGGAGGCAGGCCCGAATTTGCTGTGGCCGACGGCCATGGGATGCTCTACAACAACCTGGAAGACAAAAGCACTGAGCTTGCGATTGACACACACTCACTTGAGATCAAATCGCGCTGGCCGATGGCCCCCTGCGAGTCTCCTTCGGGACTGGCGATGGATGTGGAGCACAATCTTCTGTTTGCCGGGTGCCACAACAAAATGATGGCTGTGATCAATTCAGCCAATGGCAAGGTGATCGCGGAAGTCCTCATTGGCAGTGGCGTGGATGCCAACCGGTTTGATCCGGAGACGGGCCTGGCTTTCAGTTCGAACGGCGAGGGCACACTGACGGTGGTAAAGGAAGAGTCGCCAACGGAATTCAAAGTGGTCCAGACCGTGGCAACTGAGCGCGGCGCCCGCACAATGGAAGTGGACCCGAAGACGCACCATGTCTTTCTGGTGACGGCAAAGTTCGGGCCGCTTCCGCCCGAGACCAGTGGCCAGCGAGGGTTTCGCCGGCCTCCCATGGTCCCCAACAGCTTTACGCTGCTTGTGCTCGCACCGTAA